One window of the Tachypleus tridentatus isolate NWPU-2018 chromosome 10, ASM421037v1, whole genome shotgun sequence genome contains the following:
- the LOC143229814 gene encoding U3 small nucleolar RNA-associated protein 25 homolog — translation MQASNETEETEICDEIPSYHHDQVTDENKKCNKDPFVQHFENLITEADINDINSGKHSTQEERWESLGILQLKIRNNEIKKKCISNKCDSTNSNKYYIKESLLQNLKNILQQNTESDNKEITLTPLQMELLSIVTGYHDFLYTERTFQNAKDIYLVYTVHVLNHIFKARTKVTHHNSKLLKHNSVVTEYRDQGLTRPRVLILLPFKNSALKVVKAMMKLIVSDSKDNVMNKKRFLEEFTSPKQDPSKKLKRPDDYEYTFDGNTDDAFRVGIQVMRKGLKLYADFYSADIILASPLGLRTIIGAVGEKDRDYDFLSSIEVFVVDQADVLLMQNWDHVLHLMQHLHLQPKEPHGVDFSRVYMWALNGWAKYYRQTVVFTSVNVPPIMSLFIKYCQNYAGSVILKNSIHHGSINQVVVQLPQVFHRFDTKSFKTAADDRFQFFISKVLPDYKDSVMSHTLIFVPSYFDFVRLRNYFKREDLNFVQLCEYTSDAKVARARNMFYHGWRHFLLCTERFHFYRRYRLKGIQHIIFYGLPQYSHFYSELCNFIHPSLQQKRKKTACLSATCTVLYCRYDAQELASVVGTVKTKHMINSDRKVHMFVSGEA, via the exons ATGCAAGCATCTAATGAAACTGAAGAGACCGAAATATGTGATGAAATACCAAGCTATCATCATGATCAG GTcactgatgaaaataaaaaatgcaataaaGATCCATTTGTCCAGCACTTTGAGAACCTCATCACTGAAGCTGATATCAATGACATAAACAGTGGAAAGCACTCAACTCAGGAAGAAAGATGGGAAAGTCTTGGTATTTTGCAATTGAAAATCAggaacaatgaaattaaaaaaaaatgcatatcaAATAAATGTGATTCTACcaatagtaacaaatattatattaaagaaagtcttttacaaaatttgaaaaatattctacaaCAAAATACAGAGAGTGACAATAAAGAAATCACACTTACTCCATTGCAGATGGAGCTATTATCAATAGTAACTGGTTACCATGACtttctttatactgaaagaaCTTTTCAGAATGCCAAAGACATATATTTGGTTTATACTGTGCATGTACTCAATCATATTTTTAAAGCACGCACTAAAGTTACACATCATAATAGTAAACTATTAAAGCACAATTCTGTTGTCACAGAATATCGAGATCAGGGCCTAACTCGGCCACGAGTACTCATTCTCTTACCCTTCAAGAACTCGGCATTAAAAGTAGTAAAAGCTATGATGAAGTTAATTGTATCTGACAGTAAAGATAATGTGATGAATAAGAAAAGGTTCCTAGAAGAATTTACCTCACCAAAACAAGATCCTTCCAAAAAATTGAAACGACCTGATGATTACGAATACACTTTTGATGGAAATACGGATGATGCTTTCCGTGTTGGTATTCAAGTGATGCGTAAAGGTTTAAAGCTCTATGCAGACTTCTATTCTGCAGACATCATTTTAGCATCCCCACTGGGACTTCGAACCATCATAGGAGCAGTGGGTGAAAAAGATCGTGACTATGACTTCTTATCTTCCATAGAAGTTTTCGTCGTGGATCAGGCAGATGTTCTTCTAATGCAAAATTGGGATCATGTTCTTCATCTTATGCAACATTTACATCTTCAACCAAAGGAGCCACATGGAGTTGATTTTTCTCGTGTTTACATGTGGGCGTTAAATGGTTGGGCAAAATACTACCGACAGACTGTGGTGTTTACGTCTGTTAATGTGCCTCCAATCATGTCACTTTTTATTAAGTACTGCCAGAACTATGCAGGCAGTGTAATTTTGAAGAACTCTATACATCATGGGTCAATTAATCAAGTTGTAGTCCAGCTTCCTCAG gtcTTTCACAGGTTTGacacaaaaagttttaaaacagcagcAGATGACAGGTTTCAGTTTTTCATCTCCAAAGTGTTACCTGATTACAAGGATTCTGTGATGTCGCACACTCTTATCTTTGTCCCCAGTTATTTCGACTTTGTGAGGCTTCGCAACTATTTTAAGAGAGAAGATTTAAACTTTGTGCAGCTGTGTGAATACACCTCTGATGCCAAGGTTGCAAGGGCACGGAATATGTTTTACCATGGTTGGCGACATTTCTTATTGTGCACCGAACGTTTTCACTTTTACAGACGTTATCGTCTCAAGGGCATTCAGCACATAATCTTTTATGGCTTACCTCAATATTCCCATTTTTACAGTGAGCTATGTAACTTTATTCACCCCAGCTTGCagcagaaaagaaagaaaactgcatGTTTAAGTGCCACTTGTACAGTACTCTATTGCCGTTACGATGCTCAGGAGCTTGCTTCTGTCGTTGGCACTGTAAAGACAAAACACATGATAAACTCTGACAGAAAAGTCCATATGTTTGTTAGTGGAGAAGCATAA
- the Rpp20 gene encoding ribonuclease P protein subunit p20 isoform X2 produces MDQVSSNLRKTEHEQHEETQSIKKDQTIVKRPSRKYPKQRRDVYVNSKSSFKAQLEKCKKLLDSGETDICIHGMGGAVNCAVHLALVLQSKYLNTIKLSVNTSTVKLFDDFLPEEDDIEPETSIRNNSAVHILVHQIDLLK; encoded by the coding sequence ATGGATCAGGTTTCCAGTAATTTAAGAAAAACTGAACATGAGCAACATGAAGAAACTCAGTCCATTAAAAAAGATCAGACTATAGTCAAGCGTCCAAGTAGAAAATATCCTAAACAAAGAAGAGATGTATATGTTAACTCCAAATCTTCTTTCAAAGCTCAGctagaaaaatgtaaaaagttgTTAGACAGTGGAGAAACTGATATTTGTATTCATGGTATGGGTGGAGCAGTTAACTGTGCTGTCCATTTGGCCCTAGTCCTACAGTCAAAGTACTTGAATACCATCAAATTGTCCGTTAATACATCAACTGTAAAACTTTTTGATGATTTTTTGCCCGAGGAAGATGATATAGAACCAGAGACTTCTATTCGAAACAATTCAGCTGTCCATATACTTGTACATCAAATTGACCTTTTGAAGTAA
- the Rpp20 gene encoding ribonuclease P protein subunit p20 isoform X1, which translates to MVMDQVSSNLRKTEHEQHEETQSIKKDQTIVKRPSRKYPKQRRDVYVNSKSSFKAQLEKCKKLLDSGETDICIHGMGGAVNCAVHLALVLQSKYLNTIKLSVNTSTVKLFDDFLPEEDDIEPETSIRNNSAVHILVHQIDLLK; encoded by the exons ATG GTGATGGATCAGGTTTCCAGTAATTTAAGAAAAACTGAACATGAGCAACATGAAGAAACTCAGTCCATTAAAAAAGATCAGACTATAGTCAAGCGTCCAAGTAGAAAATATCCTAAACAAAGAAGAGATGTATATGTTAACTCCAAATCTTCTTTCAAAGCTCAGctagaaaaatgtaaaaagttgTTAGACAGTGGAGAAACTGATATTTGTATTCATGGTATGGGTGGAGCAGTTAACTGTGCTGTCCATTTGGCCCTAGTCCTACAGTCAAAGTACTTGAATACCATCAAATTGTCCGTTAATACATCAACTGTAAAACTTTTTGATGATTTTTTGCCCGAGGAAGATGATATAGAACCAGAGACTTCTATTCGAAACAATTCAGCTGTCCATATACTTGTACATCAAATTGACCTTTTGAAGTAA